The proteins below come from a single Aphanothece sacrum FPU1 genomic window:
- the pdxH gene encoding pyridoxamine 5'-phosphate oxidase gives MDLGALREDYTRNGLSREDLNISPFKQFEKWFQQACEAELPEPNAMSLATASSQGEPSLRTVLLKYFDDKGFVFFTNYESKKAQQIAENPKVAILFLWLPLERQVKIQGTATKITTAESLKYFVTRPRGSQLGAWCSSQSSIITSRQLLEMQFEELKQKFDQGDIPLPSFWGGYRIIPRRFEFWQGRPNRLHDRFSYTIKDQENWEIHRLAP, from the coding sequence ATGGATTTAGGCGCATTAAGAGAAGACTACACCCGCAACGGATTATCCCGTGAAGATCTTAATATTAGTCCTTTTAAACAGTTTGAAAAATGGTTTCAACAAGCTTGTGAAGCTGAGTTACCTGAACCGAATGCGATGAGTTTAGCGACTGCTTCGTCCCAAGGAGAACCATCATTAAGAACGGTTTTATTAAAATATTTTGATGACAAAGGGTTTGTTTTTTTTACCAATTATGAAAGTAAAAAAGCACAACAAATTGCTGAAAATCCAAAAGTAGCTATCTTATTTCTGTGGTTGCCATTAGAACGTCAAGTAAAAATTCAAGGAACAGCCACTAAAATTACCACAGCAGAATCTTTGAAATATTTTGTCACCCGTCCTAGAGGTAGTCAACTAGGGGCCTGGTGTTCTTCCCAAAGTTCAATTATTACCTCACGACAACTATTAGAAATGCAGTTTGAAGAACTCAAGCAAAAATTTGATCAAGGAGACATTCCCTTACCTTCATTTTGGGGGGGTTATCGCATTATTCCTCGACGTTTTGAATTTTGGCAAGGACGACCTAACCGATTACATGATCGCTTTTCTTATACAATAAAAGATCAAGAAAATTGGGAAATTCATCGTTTAGCACCGTGA
- a CDS encoding DUF6737 family protein — MDEISDPKSLNIWDYKPWWCQPWSILLTGIIIVSGGWFITRILLLTVILSVLIVVWWGYFLMIYPRLFKEYLEQELKNFPIK; from the coding sequence ATGGATGAAATTTCAGACCCTAAATCCTTAAATATTTGGGATTATAAGCCTTGGTGGTGTCAACCTTGGTCAATTTTGCTAACTGGAATCATCATTGTTAGTGGAGGTTGGTTTATCACCAGGATTCTTTTGCTTACTGTTATTTTATCTGTTTTAATTGTTGTTTGGTGGGGGTATTTTTTAATGATTTATCCCCGACTTTTTAAAGAATATTTAGAGCAAGAGTTAAAGAATTTTCCGATAAAATAG
- a CDS encoding DUF2079 domain-containing protein has translation MKIPRLLGLIIVISALILFICASLRHWLFQSNALDLGWFDQALYLISQGENPIVSFSEDHILGDHAAFIFYPIALLYLIYPSVHWLFAIQAIALSIGALPTWQLAKQANLSDNLSLTMAEVYLLYPLIFNINLFDFHSEVIALPTFLWAVLAARNSYIWKFLVAIIIILSCKAVLSLTVAAMGFWLLLFERKRLQGSLALGLGCFWFLITTQLIIPSFSGNEVAAVGRYSFLGDSVTEIIQNLLFNPGIILNRIFTKVNLEYVILLVAPVIWGLSPNHLTPLVAALPALGLNLLTDYQPQKDLVHQYSLPILPFLLLSVIASLAAGKGWLRRPKMIIIWSLIWFLILTKYTYFGSKYLEQLDTLSAMREAVTLVLEQAKVLTSPQIAPHLTHRSLIKLAIKEAEPINIESFDSILLNRRYPSWDNSEYLVIKLVDDLQKNSKYKLIYHQNDVFLFNIK, from the coding sequence ATGAAAATACCTCGTTTGCTTGGATTAATAATTGTAATTAGTGCTTTAATTTTATTTATTTGTGCTAGTTTAAGACACTGGTTATTTCAATCAAATGCGTTAGATTTAGGTTGGTTTGATCAAGCACTTTATCTTATTAGTCAAGGAGAAAACCCTATTGTTTCTTTTTCTGAGGATCATATTTTAGGGGATCATGCAGCTTTTATTTTTTATCCTATTGCTTTATTATATCTTATTTATCCTAGTGTTCATTGGTTATTTGCCATTCAAGCGATCGCGTTATCTATTGGTGCATTACCCACATGGCAATTAGCAAAACAAGCAAATTTATCAGATAATTTATCTTTAACAATGGCGGAGGTTTATTTACTTTATCCCCTCATTTTCAATATTAATTTATTTGATTTTCATTCAGAAGTCATTGCCTTACCTACTTTCTTATGGGCAGTTTTAGCGGCAAGAAATAGCTATATTTGGAAATTTTTAGTAGCTATAATTATTATTTTAAGTTGTAAAGCGGTTCTCTCTTTAACAGTAGCAGCAATGGGATTTTGGTTACTATTATTTGAAAGAAAACGTCTTCAAGGAAGTTTAGCATTAGGGTTAGGCTGTTTTTGGTTTCTAATAACAACTCAATTAATTATTCCTAGTTTTAGTGGTAATGAAGTCGCCGCAGTAGGACGTTATTCATTTTTAGGAGATTCAGTAACAGAAATTATACAAAATTTATTATTTAATCCTGGCATTATTTTAAATAGAATTTTTACAAAAGTTAATTTAGAATATGTCATTTTATTAGTAGCTCCTGTTATTTGGGGACTATCTCCAAATCATTTAACCCCATTAGTAGCTGCTTTACCCGCATTAGGATTAAATTTATTAACAGATTATCAACCTCAAAAAGATTTAGTTCATCAATATTCTTTGCCTATTTTACCCTTTCTTTTGTTATCAGTAATTGCCAGTTTAGCTGCAGGTAAAGGATGGTTACGCCGTCCTAAAATGATCATAATTTGGTCATTAATTTGGTTTTTAATCTTAACTAAATATACTTATTTTGGCTCAAAATATTTAGAGCAATTAGATACATTGTCTGCTATGAGAGAAGCAGTAACATTAGTACTTGAGCAAGCAAAAGTGTTGACTTCTCCTCAAATTGCCCCTCATTTAACCCATCGTTCTTTGATAAAATTAGCCATTAAAGAAGCAGAACCTATTAACATTGAATCCTTTGATTCTATTTTATTAAATAGACGTTATCCCAGTTGGGATAATTCAGAATATTTAGTAATTAAATTAGTTGATGATCTGCAAAAAAATAGTAAATATAAGTTAATTTATCACCAGAATGATGTATTTTTATTTAATATTAAATAA
- a CDS encoding NAD(P)H-quinone oxidoreductase subunit M, producing the protein MLLKSTTRHIRVYTAEIKQSELIPSDNVLTLDVDPDNEFNWNDDALQRVYSKFDELVESCSGEDLTDYNLRRIGSDLEHFVRSLLQNGEISYNLNSRVLNYSMGLPKIESPETEGKYR; encoded by the coding sequence ATGCTGTTAAAGTCTACAACTCGTCATATTCGGGTCTATACGGCTGAAATCAAACAAAGTGAACTCATCCCCAGTGACAATGTCTTAACCCTTGATGTAGACCCGGATAATGAGTTTAATTGGAATGACGATGCCTTACAACGGGTTTACAGTAAATTCGACGAGTTAGTAGAATCCTGCAGTGGAGAGGATTTAACTGATTATAATTTACGTCGTATTGGCTCAGATTTAGAACATTTTGTCCGTTCTCTCTTACAAAATGGAGAAATTAGCTACAATCTTAATAGCCGGGTTTTGAATTATAGTATGGGGCTACCTAAAATTGAAAGTCCAGAAACGGAAGGTAAATATAGGTAG
- a CDS encoding ferrochelatase, with translation MVATSEQIYQQSITGLKASDRVAVLLMGYGEVESYEDFANYNEQALNLLTAKFAPVPTWFYPPIAKLLAIFDLHEWQHQHDHFISPHNHIFEHQRESIEQQLQEKWGDRVQVFKAFNFCKPFLPHEVLTEIKAQGFEKILIYPLLVVDSIFTSGIAVEQVNKSLEQLTEGTEHWVKGLRYIPSFYNEPKYLDLMAKLVEDKITEELGNKYLPSQIGIILMNHGCPHEAKGFTSGIDESQMLYELVRERLIHRYPLISVGWLNHQTPLIKWTQPNAELAAKNLLELGAKSLIFMPIGFATENHETLLDVEHIIHHLQHKHSDVTYVQMPCVNDHPEFCKMVAQWADSHIADLLSAEALTVNPSLARVKLNAEHHHDHAHNGHHHH, from the coding sequence ATGGTTGCCACATCCGAACAAATATATCAACAGTCTATAACTGGGTTAAAGGCCAGCGATCGCGTGGCTGTGTTATTAATGGGTTATGGTGAAGTGGAAAGTTATGAAGATTTTGCCAATTATAATGAACAAGCATTGAATCTTTTGACGGCTAAATTTGCTCCTGTTCCTACTTGGTTTTATCCTCCCATAGCGAAGTTATTGGCTATTTTTGATTTACATGAATGGCAACATCAACACGATCATTTTATTTCTCCTCATAATCATATTTTTGAACATCAAAGAGAAAGTATTGAGCAACAATTACAAGAAAAATGGGGCGACCGTGTTCAAGTTTTCAAAGCTTTTAATTTCTGTAAGCCTTTTTTACCTCATGAAGTTTTAACGGAAATTAAAGCGCAAGGATTTGAGAAAATACTGATTTATCCTTTGTTAGTGGTAGATTCTATTTTTACCAGTGGTATTGCGGTTGAACAAGTGAATAAATCTCTTGAACAATTAACTGAAGGAACGGAACATTGGGTCAAGGGTTTAAGATATATTCCTTCCTTTTATAATGAACCTAAATATTTGGACTTAATGGCCAAATTAGTTGAGGATAAAATTACTGAGGAATTAGGGAATAAATATCTTCCGTCTCAAATTGGTATCATTTTAATGAATCATGGTTGTCCCCATGAAGCAAAAGGGTTTACTTCAGGTATTGATGAAAGTCAAATGTTATATGAATTAGTCAGAGAGCGATTAATTCATCGTTATCCTTTAATTTCTGTAGGTTGGTTAAATCATCAAACTCCTTTGATTAAATGGACTCAACCTAATGCAGAATTAGCAGCTAAAAACTTGTTGGAATTAGGAGCAAAATCTTTAATATTTATGCCTATTGGGTTTGCTACTGAAAATCATGAAACTCTCTTAGATGTGGAGCATATTATTCATCATTTACAGCATAAACATTCGGATGTTACCTATGTGCAAATGCCTTGTGTGAATGATCACCCCGAATTTTGTAAAATGGTGGCACAATGGGCAGATTCTCACATTGCTGATTTATTATCAGCCGAAGCGTTAACTGTAAATCCCTCTTTAGCGAGGGTAAAATTAAATGCTGAACATCATCATGATCATGCTCATAATGGACATCATCATCACTAA
- the glyA gene encoding serine hydroxymethyltransferase, with protein MTDTNLDFLAKTDPAIAEILQGELQRQRQHLELIASENFTSAAVLAAQGSVLTNKYAEGLPKKRYYGGCEQIDRAEQLAIDRAKQLFGAAHANVQPHSGAQANFAVFLTLLEPGDTFLGMDLSHGGHLTHGSPVNVSGKWFQARHYGVDPQTEQLDYDQVLEIARKERPKLIICGYSAYSRIINFEKFRAIADEVGAYLLADIAHIAGLVATGHHPNPIPYCDVVTTTTHKTLRGPRGGLILTKDAELGKKLDKSVFPGSQGGPLEHVIAAKAVAFGEDLQPSFKTYCGQVIANSQALAHQLTERGLKIVSGGTDNHLMVVDLRSIGMTGKEADRLVSEVNITANKNTIPFDPESPFVTSGLRLGSPAMTTRGMGTEEFKEIGNIIADCLLNREDEAVKQDCLRRVKVLCDRFPLYPHLTIPVPMLV; from the coding sequence GTGACTGATACTAATTTAGATTTTTTGGCCAAAACCGATCCGGCGATCGCAGAAATTCTTCAAGGAGAACTGCAACGTCAAAGACAGCATCTGGAGTTAATTGCTAGTGAAAATTTTACCTCGGCGGCGGTTTTAGCGGCTCAAGGTTCGGTTTTGACCAATAAGTATGCAGAAGGACTGCCAAAAAAACGTTACTATGGCGGTTGTGAACAGATTGATCGGGCCGAACAATTAGCCATTGATCGGGCTAAACAACTTTTTGGTGCAGCCCACGCCAATGTTCAGCCCCATTCAGGCGCACAAGCTAATTTTGCGGTGTTTTTGACCCTTTTAGAACCTGGAGATACCTTTTTGGGCATGGATTTATCCCATGGAGGACATTTAACTCATGGTTCACCTGTAAACGTTTCTGGGAAATGGTTTCAAGCGCGTCATTACGGTGTTGACCCCCAGACAGAACAACTCGATTATGATCAAGTTTTAGAGATCGCCCGCAAAGAACGACCTAAGCTGATTATCTGCGGTTATTCTGCTTATTCAAGAATTATTAATTTTGAGAAATTTAGAGCGATCGCCGATGAAGTGGGAGCCTATCTATTGGCTGATATCGCTCATATTGCCGGATTAGTAGCCACTGGACATCATCCTAACCCGATTCCCTATTGTGATGTAGTAACAACGACTACTCATAAAACGTTGCGGGGGCCCAGAGGTGGCTTAATTCTGACTAAAGATGCTGAATTAGGCAAAAAATTAGATAAATCGGTGTTTCCTGGGAGTCAAGGTGGGCCCTTAGAACATGTTATTGCGGCTAAAGCGGTCGCTTTTGGAGAAGATCTCCAACCATCGTTTAAGACCTATTGTGGCCAAGTTATTGCTAATTCCCAAGCTCTAGCCCATCAACTCACTGAACGGGGCTTAAAAATTGTTTCTGGTGGCACTGATAATCATTTAATGGTGGTAGACTTGCGTTCTATTGGGATGACAGGTAAAGAAGCTGATCGTTTGGTCAGTGAAGTTAATATTACTGCTAATAAAAATACCATTCCTTTTGATCCTGAATCTCCCTTTGTCACCAGTGGTTTACGGTTGGGTTCTCCTGCTATGACTACACGGGGTATGGGAACTGAAGAATTTAAGGAAATTGGTAATATTATTGCTGATTGTCTCTTAAATCGGGAAGATGAAGCGGTTAAACAAGATTGTTTACGTCGGGTTAAGGTTTTGTGCGATCGCTTTCCTTTGTATCCTCATTTGACAATTCCAGTTCCAATGCTTGTATAA
- a CDS encoding HNH endonuclease has product MGKVLVLNASYEPLNITSWRRAVVLLLKGKAEQLEDNGQILYRDFPFPSVIRLRHYVRVPYKEIPLTRRNILERDRHACQYCHYKGEQLTLDHVFPRSRGGGDTWENLVAACVRCNVKKGNRTPKEANMILRSQPRRPYSSLHFELVKHTRGNLNHEWRKYVIGI; this is encoded by the coding sequence ATGGGCAAGGTTCTGGTGCTAAACGCCTCTTACGAGCCGCTCAATATCACGAGTTGGCGCAGAGCGGTTGTCTTGTTGCTTAAGGGGAAAGCCGAGCAACTTGAAGACAATGGACAAATTCTCTATCGTGATTTTCCCTTTCCTTCTGTAATTCGGCTACGGCACTATGTAAGAGTTCCCTACAAAGAAATACCTTTAACCCGGCGTAATATTCTCGAACGAGATCGCCACGCTTGTCAATACTGTCACTATAAAGGAGAACAATTAACTCTCGATCATGTTTTTCCGCGATCGCGTGGTGGTGGAGATACCTGGGAAAACCTAGTTGCTGCTTGTGTGCGCTGCAACGTCAAAAAAGGGAATCGTACCCCCAAAGAAGCCAATATGATCCTGCGATCGCAACCCCGTCGCCCCTATAGTAGTCTACATTTTGAACTCGTTAAACATACCAGAGGAAATCTTAATCATGAGTGGCGAAAATATGTGATCGGCATTTAA
- a CDS encoding glycosyltransferase, translating into MTKLSLCMIVKNEEQNLPQCLDSVKNVVDEMIVMDTGSTDRTVEIAKQFGATVPFFAWCNDFAIARNVALEYVTGDWVLVLDADELLNNKVVEQLKEAIENPDSLVVNLVRHEIGASQSPYSLVSRLFRKHPEIKFSRPYHAMIDDSVTELLKKENHWKIAELPAVSMFHYGYTPGAIASLDKYTRAQKAMEGFLEKHPTDAYTCSKLGALYLQVEQEKKGIKLLKQGLKSNLADTHVLFELHYHLANAYTRQQNYENAIKHYQKAIEQKIMGPLKLGAYNNLGVVLQGIGDLKKAAEVYGITIQIDAGFVTGYYNLAMTYSQMGRFGDSVNVYEKLLSLSPTYAPAHQNLGVVLFKLGKLAESSQAFKEAINLYEAQDCHKEAQKLRESLKELGIWEE; encoded by the coding sequence ATGACAAAACTCAGTCTGTGCATGATTGTCAAAAATGAAGAACAGAACCTACCTCAATGTCTAGACAGCGTTAAAAACGTTGTTGATGAGATGATAGTAATGGATACCGGATCAACAGATAGAACGGTAGAAATTGCCAAACAATTTGGGGCGACGGTTCCTTTTTTTGCTTGGTGTAATGATTTTGCGATCGCGCGTAATGTGGCATTAGAATATGTCACAGGAGACTGGGTATTAGTATTAGATGCTGATGAACTTTTAAACAATAAAGTTGTCGAACAACTCAAAGAAGCTATCGAAAATCCAGATAGTTTAGTAGTTAATTTAGTCCGTCATGAAATTGGCGCGTCTCAGTCTCCTTATTCTTTAGTTTCTCGGTTATTTCGTAAACATCCAGAGATTAAATTTTCTCGTCCTTATCATGCCATGATTGATGATAGTGTGACGGAATTATTAAAGAAAGAAAATCACTGGAAAATTGCTGAACTTCCTGCTGTTTCTATGTTTCATTATGGTTATACACCAGGGGCGATCGCGTCTTTAGATAAGTATACCAGGGCGCAAAAAGCCATGGAAGGATTTTTAGAGAAACATCCAACTGATGCTTATACTTGTAGTAAATTGGGGGCCCTTTATTTACAAGTTGAGCAAGAGAAAAAAGGCATAAAATTACTGAAACAGGGGTTAAAATCTAATCTAGCAGATACTCATGTTTTGTTTGAATTACATTATCATTTAGCTAATGCTTATACTCGCCAACAAAATTACGAAAACGCGATTAAACATTATCAAAAAGCAATTGAACAGAAAATTATGGGGCCTTTAAAATTAGGGGCTTATAACAATTTAGGAGTAGTATTACAGGGTATTGGTGACTTAAAAAAAGCAGCAGAAGTGTATGGAATTACCATACAAATTGACGCAGGATTTGTTACAGGCTATTATAATTTAGCCATGACCTACAGTCAAATGGGACGATTTGGAGACTCGGTTAATGTTTATGAGAAATTATTATCTTTGAGTCCTACTTATGCCCCTGCCCATCAAAATTTAGGGGTAGTATTATTTAAGTTAGGGAAATTAGCAGAAAGTTCTCAAGCATTTAAAGAAGCAATTAATCTTTATGAAGCACAAGATTGTCATAAAGAAGCACAAAAATTACGAGAATCCTTAAAAGAATTAGGAATTTGGGAAGAATAA
- a CDS encoding LmeA family phospholipid-binding protein: protein MTALVFGTLPFPNQSGDKIVSKAVSAAISALFKRTGKISATVRAEPVAKLLQGSVDGFDFIGNGMLMYNGLRIEDMELYVEAVSIDFGAIFKGQVQLRQPTQATMRVMLTEEDLTNSFNTPFVVEKLQKLEYEGQSLNFQNTKMKVNDDKSLGIQSQISLGNQSEIIEVDITAQLQVEERRKLQFIDVVYQGNEQAIALGKALIDHVNALLDLDKFALDGTQLRVDRIRIRNQQIIFYGMAKIDQFPQRK from the coding sequence ATGACAGCACTCGTGTTTGGCACCTTACCCTTCCCCAATCAAAGTGGCGATAAAATCGTCAGCAAAGCAGTTAGCGCGGCTATTTCAGCCTTGTTCAAGCGAACAGGTAAAATATCCGCGACTGTACGGGCCGAACCCGTTGCTAAGTTACTCCAAGGCAGTGTAGACGGATTTGACTTCATCGGCAATGGAATGTTGATGTACAATGGCTTACGCATTGAAGACATGGAATTGTATGTCGAAGCAGTTTCTATCGATTTCGGAGCAATTTTCAAAGGGCAGGTACAATTAAGACAACCCACCCAAGCCACCATGAGGGTGATGTTAACGGAAGAAGACTTAACCAACTCATTTAATACTCCCTTTGTAGTAGAAAAATTACAAAAGTTGGAATATGAGGGACAATCTCTCAACTTTCAGAATACCAAAATGAAAGTCAATGATGATAAGTCTTTAGGTATTCAAAGTCAGATTAGTTTAGGGAACCAATCAGAAATCATTGAAGTAGATATTACTGCTCAATTACAAGTTGAGGAGCGACGTAAGTTACAATTTATTGATGTAGTTTATCAAGGAAATGAGCAAGCGATCGCATTAGGAAAAGCGTTGATCGATCATGTAAATGCTTTGCTAGACTTAGATAAATTTGCCTTAGATGGAACCCAATTACGGGTTGATCGGATTCGCATTCGTAATCAACAAATTATCTTTTATGGAATGGCGAAAATCGATCAATTTCCTCAACGTAAGTAA
- the aat gene encoding leucyl/phenylalanyl-tRNA--protein transferase, producing MEFAGDIESIIQGYAQGYFLMADDLDILSWYSSRQRALIPLDHRFRYPKSLRRVLNQERFSVAINRDFLAVCQGCADRETTWISPELMKIYYHLYQAGWAHSFETWQGDELAGGILGIAIGGAFIGESMFYRIPDGSKVAMVQLVEHLKARGYVLFDAQMQNPHLARFGAYKVNNKDYQVLLEKALTLSCVFA from the coding sequence ATGGAATTTGCCGGAGATATAGAGTCTATTATACAAGGATATGCCCAAGGTTATTTTTTAATGGCGGATGATTTGGATATTCTTAGTTGGTATTCCAGTCGTCAACGGGCATTAATTCCCCTTGATCATCGTTTTCGTTATCCTAAATCATTACGTCGTGTTTTGAATCAAGAACGATTTTCTGTGGCTATTAATCGGGATTTTTTAGCGGTTTGTCAAGGTTGCGCGGATAGAGAAACTACCTGGATTTCTCCAGAATTAATGAAAATCTACTATCATCTGTATCAGGCAGGTTGGGCCCATAGTTTTGAAACTTGGCAAGGAGATGAATTAGCTGGCGGTATTTTAGGTATCGCCATTGGGGGGGCTTTTATTGGTGAATCTATGTTTTATCGTATTCCTGATGGCTCCAAAGTGGCCATGGTTCAATTAGTGGAACATTTAAAAGCGCGGGGTTATGTTTTATTTGATGCTCAAATGCAAAATCCCCATTTAGCCAGATTTGGAGCTTATAAAGTCAATAATAAAGATTATCAAGTTTTATTAGAAAAAGCCTTAACTCTTTCCTGTGTTTTTGCTTAA
- a CDS encoding inorganic diphosphatase, whose translation MDLSLIPAQPKPGLINVLIEIPAGSKNKYEFDKDLNAFALDRVLYASVQYPYDYGFVPNTLADDGDPLDGMVLMDQPTFPGCVIAARPIGMLEMIDGGDRDEKVLCVPDKDPRYTHVKSLKDVAPHRLDEIAEFFRTYKNLEKKVTEILGWKDVDAVLPLVEQCIKAASK comes from the coding sequence GTGGATTTATCCCTCATTCCTGCTCAGCCTAAACCTGGTTTAATCAATGTTTTGATTGAGATTCCCGCAGGTAGTAAAAATAAATATGAGTTTGACAAAGATCTTAATGCTTTTGCCTTAGATCGGGTACTCTATGCGTCTGTGCAATATCCCTATGATTATGGCTTTGTTCCTAATACTTTAGCTGATGATGGTGATCCCCTCGATGGCATGGTATTAATGGATCAACCCACTTTCCCTGGTTGTGTCATTGCGGCTCGTCCTATTGGTATGTTAGAGATGATTGATGGGGGCGATCGGGATGAAAAAGTTCTGTGTGTTCCCGATAAAGATCCTCGCTATACTCACGTAAAATCCCTCAAAGATGTTGCTCCCCATCGTTTAGACGAAATTGCCGAATTTTTCCGTACTTACAAAAATTTGGAAAAGAAAGTCACGGAAATTTTAGGTTGGAAAGATGTAGATGCTGTACTTCCCCTAGTGGAACAATGTATTAAAGCGGCGAGTAAATAG
- a CDS encoding aromatic ring-hydroxylating dioxygenase subunit alpha has protein sequence MLSLLNSLENSSLTAGGINPEFFDPKEVWYPVHYVEDLDKTKPTPFTLLDINLVIWWDEKLNTWQVFEDKCPHRLAPLSQGRINEQGCLECPYHGWAFSGTGQCQIIPQQLPGSQAETSVRASVRAFPIIVRQGLLFVYGGNPENAVKTAVPVVDILEKEPEGWICLNTFRDLPYDAFTLMENVLDSSHLPYTHHLSVGNRKNAAPVELEVIESGKWGFKGVWEEGPRKGTLGRQETTFIAPGLMWHDLTSKQFGRTLTVVYATPIRKGECRIFARFPFKFAAKLPGIFIKLTPRWYSHLGQNGVLEDDQIFLHYQERYLEELGGSANFNKAFYLPTKADLFVSQLRLWVNQYQAEPFPNVSLSLPLSTDSLLERYHSHTKKCASCRTALANLKRVKLGLIILATLIFSLLPLLILILGQEATIWVSLLTLIILIMIGFWWRLGKLERQFYQGREIPPRNL, from the coding sequence GTGCTATCTTTACTTAATTCCCTCGAAAATTCAAGCTTAACTGCAGGTGGAATCAACCCCGAATTTTTTGACCCCAAAGAAGTGTGGTATCCTGTCCATTATGTTGAAGATTTAGACAAAACTAAACCCACTCCTTTTACCCTATTAGACATTAATTTAGTCATCTGGTGGGACGAAAAACTAAACACTTGGCAGGTATTTGAAGATAAATGTCCTCATCGTTTAGCCCCCCTATCCCAAGGCAGAATTAATGAACAAGGATGTTTAGAATGTCCTTATCATGGTTGGGCTTTTTCAGGAACCGGCCAATGTCAAATTATTCCTCAACAACTCCCAGGAAGTCAAGCGGAAACCTCCGTCAGAGCATCTGTAAGGGCATTTCCTATCATAGTACGTCAAGGACTTTTATTTGTCTATGGAGGTAATCCCGAAAATGCGGTAAAAACAGCCGTTCCTGTGGTTGATATCTTAGAAAAAGAGCCTGAAGGTTGGATTTGTCTGAATACCTTCCGAGACCTACCCTATGATGCTTTTACCTTAATGGAAAATGTCCTAGATTCGAGTCACCTTCCCTATACTCATCATCTTAGCGTAGGCAACCGCAAAAATGCCGCCCCTGTAGAATTAGAGGTGATAGAATCGGGAAAATGGGGATTTAAAGGAGTTTGGGAAGAAGGCCCCCGTAAAGGAACATTAGGACGACAAGAAACGACTTTTATTGCACCTGGACTGATGTGGCATGATTTAACTTCTAAACAGTTTGGCCGAACTTTAACGGTTGTTTATGCTACTCCTATTCGTAAAGGAGAGTGTCGAATTTTTGCTCGTTTTCCTTTTAAATTCGCGGCAAAATTACCTGGAATATTTATTAAGTTAACCCCTCGTTGGTACTCCCATTTAGGGCAAAATGGAGTACTTGAAGATGATCAAATTTTCTTACATTATCAAGAACGTTATCTCGAAGAATTAGGAGGTAGTGCTAATTTTAATAAGGCATTTTATTTACCCACAAAAGCAGATTTATTTGTTTCTCAATTGCGTCTTTGGGTGAATCAATATCAGGCTGAACCTTTTCCTAATGTTTCTTTATCTCTCCCCCTTTCTACTGATAGTTTACTAGAAAGATATCATTCTCATACAAAAAAATGTGCTAGTTGTCGTACGGCTTTAGCTAATTTAAAAAGAGTTAAATTAGGACTGATAATACTTGCTACTTTAATCTTTAGTTTGCTACCTTTATTAATATTAATATTAGGTCAAGAAGCAACAATTTGGGTGAGTTTATTAACTTTAATCATACTAATTATGATAGGATTTTGGTGGAGATTAGGTAAATTAGAACGACAATTTTATCAAGGACGAGAAATACCGCCTCGGAATTTATAG